CTTTTCGTGTCAATGCATCCCTTCACAGGACACTACAGGACGGGATCATCTCCCTAAGCCCCGCGGCCGACATGATGAGAATCGACGTCGAGGGAATTTGACCACCCAGGCGTCACCGGAATGGTGCGGATCTGGCCATCTGGCCAGGCCTTTTCTATTTGACTTGTGGGCGCCTCCTGCATTGTGGTAATGTAGAAAAACGCGCCCTCTGTGGAAGGGCCGTCCGACAGGGAGGTGGTTCAACGTGCGCCCGGCGGTCAGGCAATGGCGGGTGCTCGCAGGAAAGGGATTCGCGCAGAACCTTCAGTACTCCGCCTCGCACATAGTGAACACAATCGCCAGTGTAATCTTCGGTCTCATCTATATCTACGTATGGCGGGCGGTGACGCCTGCATCCGGATTTGGCCAATACACCTCGTCTATCATCGTTCAGTATATATGCGTTAACCAGACGACTGCGTGGTTCACCCAGTTTGGCATGAAGATACGCCACAGGATAGCTGAATCAGTGAGATCGGGCAGGATCGCAGTGGAGCTGGCGCGCCCCATGGATTTCTTCCACTACCGCATGGCCTTTGAATACGGCGCGCAGCTTTACAGCCTTGTGTTTCGCGGCCTTCCTGTGGGCATTGGCCTTTCGTTCTTCGCACAACTGCGCACGCCCGGGTCGGCCATGACGTGGCTGTGGGCCTTGGCATCATTGGCCATAGGCGGCTATATCGGCATCGCCCTGGGCTATCTGGTCGGCATATCGTCTTTCTGGACCAACGAGATCCGCACGCTGTCATGGGTGGTTTTCTCCTTGCAGTCGCTCTTGGGCGGGATCTCGATGCCACTTGAAGTTCTGCCTCGTCCATTGGAATTGCTGGCCAAGACTTCTCCCTTTGCTCACTTGGCCTACTATCCTGCGCGGATCTACCTGGGACTCTCGGGGCCGGCGCCGATAATGGCTGGTTTGGCGTGGGCCGCTGTTCTCACGATTGCCGCTCATCAGGTTACGGCTCTTGCACGCCGGCGACTGGAGGTGCAGGGAGGATGACAGGAATGACGGGCATAAGGCCGGAGGCAGAGGCGGCAGGGACGACCACCACTATCTGGGCGAGGCTCTCGCGGGCTGCGCGAGTATACCGTACACTTGTGTCTGCCAGCACTAGAGGACAGATGCAATACAGGCTGGATTTCCTGGGAAGCACGCTTGTTCAAGCCGTAATGGGCGCCGACAGCCTGCTGTTCATAGGCGCGATACTGTGGAGATTCGGCCCTGTCATGGGTTGGGGCATCTTTGACATCGGGATGCTGTTTGCAGTTTCGCGCATGGGAAATGGCATATACATGCTGCTTTGCAATGAACTTGATGCATTCGAAGCATACATGGTCAACGGTGACTTCGATACACTGATGATCAGGCCTTGGCCTACGCTGTTCACCCTGTTGGCGCGGGGAACGGGTATTCGCCGACTCTCATTTCTTGTGCAAGGCGTAGCTGCTGGCGCCATAGCGGCGCCGCGGCTCGCGACAGCGGGCGTGATTCGGGGCTGGGATTTCATGTGGGTGCTGGCCTCCGTAGTCTGGACTACACTGCTGTTCTTCGCGGTGGGCCTCGCCACGGCCGCGGCGGGATTTTGGATCGTGCGGATTGAGGAGTTGCAGGTGTTCACTCTTATCGCGCCGTCTACTGCCACAATGTATCCACTGGATGTATACCCGTCCTGGCTGCGGCGACTCTTCGTCACGGTGTTGCCCCTAGGGCTCGGCAGCTACGTCCCTCTCAGGTTCATCCTGGACAAGGGGGGCACGGTTACGGATCTGTTGTGGCCGGCGCTGGCCAGCCCTGTGGCGGTGTGGCTGGCGCTGAAGTTATGGAAGGCGGGGGAGGCGCACTATGCGAGCACAGGGACGTAGGGAGGGCGCCGCGGTTGTGGCGGACGAGTTGTGCAAGGTATACCGCTCACCGGTGAGAAGACCTGGCTTCTGGGGGAGTGTACGGCAGTTGGCAGCCGGGGAAACCCGCGATGTGATTGCTGTCGATGGCGTCAGTTTCGGCATCGGCCAGGGCGAGTTTGTTGGCTACATCGGACCAAACGGGGCGGGGAAGTCCACTACTGTCAAGATGCTCACCGGGATTCTGCACCCCACATCAGGGAGTGTTCAGGTGAATGGACTGTCGCCTTCGCGGGCGCGGGAGCAAGTGGCGCAGCAGATAGGCGTGGTGTTCGGCCAGCGCACGCAGTTGTGGTGGGACCTTCCCACGATCGACTCCTTCGAGATACTGGCTGCCATGTATGACGTGGCGCCCGCGGACTACAGGCGATTCATGGGCGAGTTCACCGACCTGCTTGGCCTGGACGAGTTCCTCGACACCCCCGTGCGCCGGCTGTCGCTTGGGCAGCGAATGAGGGCCGACATCGCGGCGGCGCTGATCCACAGGCCACGGGTGCTGTTTCTCGATGAGCCCACCATCGGCCTGGACGTAATGGCCAAGGCGCAGGTGCGCGACTTCCTGGCCCGGGTCAACCGTGATCACGGGGTCACGATCCTGCTGACCACTCACGACATGCGCGACATTGAAGAGCTGTGCCGGCGGGTGATGGTGATAAACCATGGGAAACTCATGTTCGACGGCAGCCTGGAATCACTCATCGCGAGCGCCGGATTGCCTGCCACGATGCGGCTGCGCCTGTCGAGCATCGCCTCCGGCGTGGCTGTAGGGCAAACGCTGGGAGGAACATTGGGAGAGGCGTTGGAAGACGAGCTGTGCACCGTCACAGCGGTGGACTACTCGGCGAAAAGCGTAGACCTGGCGTTCGACCGCAGGAAGGCATCCGCGGCTCAGGTGCTCTGGGCAGCGCGGGAGCTGGGCGAAGTTCGCGACGTGAGCCTGGCCGAAGCGGGGATGGAAGAGACGGTTAAGTGGTTGTTGACGGAGTAGGAGTCGAAGCGCGCGCCGAGGGTCGCGGACTACTACGATTAGCGGTGGAATTTTGAGACAGGTGTAACCTTGACGCCCAGAGACGCTGCCTGACATAATAAAATAAGCCATATCACATGCCGTTTATAACCACATCGAGAAGGAGGTTGCCCATGTCATCTAGGCTTTTCCTGTGGCGCACTCTGGCGGGGGTGCTGTTAGTCACCCTATGTGCTCTGTTCGTCCTGTCAGCCAGTGTGGATTGCGCGGCGAAGCTGCCGGGGGGCGTTACATCTCGGTTGAAGAAGATCGGCGAGTACATGGTCAAAGTGGAAAAGGCGTTGGCAGAGCAGCGTATCAACCGCAATGACCTTGATCGGGCGCAGCAGGCGCTGGATGAGATCATCAAGCAGTATCCGGACTATGCCAATGCCGAAGAAGTGCGCGCGGCCGCGCAGCGGATCGAGGCAGGGCGACAGGCCATCGAGGAACTCGAGAAGGACAAGGCAGCCGCCAAAGAGGCCGAAGCCAATGCCCTGAAGGCGGCGGAAGCCGCCGCGGAGCAGTGGGCGGAGAGACTGTCGCTGTACAAAGCCGATGCCGCCGAGAACGCGAAAGGCCGGTTTGGGGTCCCGATGAGCGACGCCGCCCAGATCGTCGCGTTCAATCCGCAATACGAGGAAGCTGAAGCCGTGTACGAGGAGTTCCTGAAGACCGGCATTGACAAAGACTCGCACTGGAAGCTGCGCGAGGCGGAGTACAATATCCGTGTTTCGCTGGAGAATTACCGCAACAGCGTCACACGCGTGTATGACGAGACGCTGACCCGCGTGAGGCAAGTACGCGACTGGCTGATCGCACAGAAAGCCGCACCTAAACCCAACGTGTATCCCAAAGATCAACTTGAGGTTGTCCGAGCCATGGTCGCCGGCGTACGGCTGCTGTATCCCGCGGAAAGCGAGGAGTTGAAGTCGCTGGAGGCCGATGCCGCGGAGATGGAATCCCTGCAGGCGGCCATCGACGACATCGTGTTACAGAGCCGGTGCATGCAGCCCGATGCCTTCAAGGGGCAGGAGTCCGCTACACTGAAGAAGCTGGCTGAGGGCATTGTGTTGAAAGCCTATCCGAAAGCAGAGATACTCCGGGTACATATCGTCAGCGCTGACTGGACGACGGAGCGCGTGGAAGAATGGACTGACACGACCAAGACCGCCTGGCGGGTTCGAGTCACTCGGGGCGTTAACGCGCAGGTGGCGGTGAAACATGAGGGGGAGTGCTTCCTTCACACCACCTTCCTGCATCAAGACACCATCGGCGGAACCGCCAACCCGCTCACTGGCCACATCATGTTCACGGACAGAATCCTCGAGGCGAACCTGCCGCCGTTGTCCTGAGCCAGACCGCGGTGGAACTACGAACCGATCAGGGAATCGATTGGGGGCGGATGTTTGTCCGTCCCTTTGCTGCATTCTGCGGCGAAATGCTTGTTGATGCAAAGGACGACCTCGAGATCATCCGCCGACTGATCCCCGAATCCATCCTTTGCATGGAGAGCGCGCTCCACTACCATGGGTACATCGATCGAACCCCGGATGTGTGGCACATCGCGGTGAGCAAGAACATGAACAAGAAGAAGGTCAGGCTCGAGTACCCGCCGATCAAGGTGCATTTCGTGGCCCCGCATCTACTCGACGTGGGCGTGTGCGAAGGCATGGTCAGCGGGGCAAGTGTTCGCGTCTATGACAGAGAGAGGGCTGTGTGCGATGCGATACGGCATTCCAGCAAGATGGACGCCGAGGTCGTTAACCAGACGATTCGGTCTTACGTCGCGGACCCCGCCAAGAACGTTGGCAGGCTCATGGATTACGCGAGAGTGTTTCGGATCCAACGTAAAGTCGAGAGCTTCGTGGGGGTGTGGCTGTAGTGAGCAACGTGTTCCAGTCTGTGGTCGACAGGCTGAGAAGCAAGGCCCGGCGTTCGGGGATGAGCTTTCAGCTGGTGCTACAGTTGTCCTGCCAGGAGGAGTCTCTGAGAAGGCTGGCGAGGTCGCAGTAAGGGATATCAAACGAAATCGGTACCGTTGAGCAAGTGGTAAAGGCGATACTGGACGTTCCTTCAGGCAACGATTATGTTGTCTATGATGTGGAGCACTGCGATCCCATTGCGGAGGGCAGAGAATACGCCGGAGCAAGAGTGCAACTCGTTGGGCGTGTCGGGAACACTAGGACACCGTTTCACGTCGATGTGGCTGTTGGCGATGTAGTGACGCCGAAACCGATTGAGCGGGAGATCCCAACGCAGCTCGACGGATTTGAAGTACCCGCGATCCTAACATACTCCCTGGAGTCGACTGTTGCCGAGAAACTTGGGGAGTGGGATCTGCAAGAGAGGCGGTACATATCAGCAATCCCTGCTGTTGGCAGTGAAGATTAGAAGGGCTTACAACAGCGGGTGCAGGCTGCATCGAAAACACCCTGTGCGCTCACTCGCGTCCAGATCCGTGCGCATCGTCCCGACGCATCTGCGCCTGAACGATGAGATCCCTGACCGCGAGGACGTCATCGATGAGATCAAAGGAAGGCGGTTCGATGCGTCTGTAGCCATGGTATCGATACTCATCCAATGATGAGCCACGCCAACCGGGCAAGTAGCCAGGCGTTCCGACGAGTATTGTGCCTGATCCGTCGGCTCTGCGGGTCACGTTCAGCTCTCCGATGCGCTCCAGCGGGATGGAGATGAAATGGCTTCCCCAGAACCCGGTGACGATGAGTATGCGCTTGTCGGTGACGCCGTAATAGGTGTTCTGCCTGATGCGCGCATCCACGAAGAATCGGCCCACCAGCAAGTAGAGCCCTACTGCGATGAAGACAAACCCAAATAGGTCGAATATGGCGAGCGGACGCATGAATACCGGTCGGCCTGTGAAGGGATTCTTGGTTATTGTGAACCCGCCGGGCGCTATCCCCCTGCCCATGGATCCGGCGGCGCCGGTGATGTAGACCGCCATGGCCAGCCACAAGAGGCTGAAGACGGTAACCGGCAAGTCGTATGGGCGGAAGGCCAGCCCCGGTCGGGGCCTGCCGGTCCATATCGCCGTCTCTCCCGGAGTGAGCTGAGCGCCGATTACCTGTTCAGCATCCTGCCACACTATCGACACCTCCTACAGCTACCGATCATGCTTCGATGAACCTTCGAGGGTTCCTGCCTGTACACCGCAGTTGCTGGCGCACAATAGCGCAGAATTGCGAAGGAATTCCAGAGCATTTTGACGAACACTAGCATTTGGCAGTCCGGTCTGAGCGGTGTTGTGGTTGGAAAAGGCTGTACTCAGCGCCCATGAAGGCCCAGGGGCAGCAGAATGCCGACGCCGCATCACGGAGCATATGAAGCAGATCTGTTTGCCATAGACTCAGACACACCACAAATCACCACGCCTTCCGACGGGCCAGATGCTGCGGCACTTATCATTGTACGTACGGATCTGGGACACCTGTACCGACCGAGTGAATCGTCTTGAGGAGAGGAAACACGTGAACAACAGATTCTTCGAGAGGCCTATTCTCAACTCTCCCTATGAGTACCCTGAGAGGCACTGGGAGCTTGACGATCAGGGCCAGCCAACGCAACAAATCATCGAAAGGCGCCGCAGCGCTGAGTTCATCACGCCAATTCCAAAGCCCAGGAAGCGCAAAGGCCTGCTCGGCCAACTACATATCGTGTTCGATGAGGGCAAAGGGCTTTCAACTGAAGAGCAACAGTACGACCCGACACCGATTATCAACGAACTCCGCCATCACGTGGACGAGTGGCGAAACAGGCCGAACCCGGGCGACTGGCAAGTCACACCTGAAACGGCTCGCTTGCTTCATCATTGGCGGCATCATAGGTTCAACGACATTCGGCCATTCTTCTGCCAGGTTGAAGCGGTTGAGACTGTCATCTGGTTGACAGAGGTTGCCCCCAAGGCTGGGAAGACCGGAAGAGGCTTTCTCGAGCACCTGGCCAATGCCAACAACGAGGCCAACCCGGACCTGATGCGTCTGGCATTGAAGCTTGCCACTGGCGCTGGCAAGACTACCGTCATGGCAATGCTGATTGCGTGGCAGACTGTCAACTCTGTGCGCCGACGAGGCAGCAGGAAATTCACTCGTGGGTTCCTCGTTGTCGCGCCAGGCCTGACCATCCGCGATCGGCTGCGTGTGCTTCAGCCCAATGACCCGGACAGCTACTACGAAAGCCGCGAACTCGTCCCAAACGATATGCTGGATGATCTGAAACGTGCCAAGATCGTGATCACGAACTATCACGCATTCAAGCTCCGCGAACGCGTCGAGCTATCCAAGGGCGGTCGTTCCCTCCTGCAGGGCCGGGGCGAAGCGCTCAACACATTGGAAACTGAGGGAGAGATGCTCCAACGCGTGATGCCCGAGCTTATGGGCATCAAGAACATCATCGTCATAAACGATGAGGCACACCACTGCTATCGCGAAAAGCCCAAAAGTGATGAGGAAGAAGTGCTGAAGGGGGACGATAGGGAAGAGGCGGAGAAGAACAACGAGGCCGCCCGTCTCTGGATCACTGGCCTGGAAGCCGTCAACCGTAGGCTGGGGATTGCGCAAGTGGTTGACCTTTCGGCGACACCGTTCTTCCTTCAGGGCTCGGGTTATGCGGAGGGCACGCTATTCCCCTGGACGATGAGCGACTTCTCGTTAATGGACGCAATCGAATGTGGAATCGTCAAACTGCCCCGGGTGCCTGTGGCCGACAATATCCCCGGCGGCGAGATGCCCAAGTTTCGCAACCTCTGGGAGTACATCCGCAGGCGCATGCCCAAGAAGGGCAGAGGCAAAGCGAAGACTCTCGATCCGCTCAGTTTGCCTGTTGAGCTGCAGACAGCTCTTGAGGCCCTCTACGGGCACTACGCAAAGACATACGAGCTGTGGCAGAAGAGTGGCATTCACGTTCCTCCATGTTTCATTGTGGTCTGCAATAACACGTCCACCTCCAAGTTGGTCTACGATTACATCTCAGGCTTCCACCGTGAGAACGAGGACGGTTCAACCGTTCTCGAGAATGGCCGCCTCGAGCTCTTCCGGAATTTCGACGGCAATGGGAACCCGTACCCGCGCCCACGCACGTTACTAATCGACAGCGAACAGCTGGAATCAGGCGATGCGCTGGACAAGGACTTTCGCGATATGGCAGCCAACGCGATCGAGCGTTTTCGTCGGGAGATCGTCGAACGTACGGGTGATCCCCGACAGGCCGAGAATCTTACGGACCAGGATCTACTTCGAGAAGTCATGAACACCGTGGGCAAGATAGGGCGGCTTGGTGAGTCCATTCGCTGCGTTGTTTCGGTTTCCATGCTTACCGAAGGATGGGACGCCAACACGGTTACGCACGTGCTGGGTGTGCGTGCGTTTGGCACACAGCTTCTGTGCGAGCAGGTAGTAGGCAGGGCACTGCGCCGCCAGTCGTATGACCTCAATGAGGAGGGCCTGTTCAACGTCGAGTATGCTGACGTGCTGGGTATACCGTTCGACTTTACGGCCAAGCCGGTTGTGGCGCCGCCGCAACCCCCACGCGAGACTGTACAGGTCAGAGCTGTGCACCCTGATCGCGACCACCTCGAAATTCGGTTCCCACGTGTCGAAGGCTACCGTGTTGAGCTGCCCGAAGAACGGCTTACGGCCGATTTCAATGCTGACTCCATACTTGAGCTGACCCCCGATCTAGTTGGCCCTTCAATCACGAAGAACGCCGGGATCATCGGCAAAGATGTCGATCTCAACCTCGAGCACCTGAAAGACGCACGGCGGTCTACGCTGCTGTTTCACATTGCCAAGCGCCTGCTCTACACCAAGTGGCGAGACCCTGGCGAAGAGCCCAAACTCTACCTGTTCGGTCAACTGAAACGCATTACCAAGCAGTGGCTCGACACCTGCTTGGTGTGCAAGGGCGGCGCCTACCCGGCTCAGTTGATGTACCAAGAGTTGGCCGACATGGCCTGCGAGCGCATTACGGCTGGCATCACTCGTACTCTAGTGGATGAACGACCTGTGAAGGCCATGCTCGACCCGTACAACCCAATCGGATCCACCATGTACGTGAACTTCAACACATCAAAGAAGGACCGTTGGGAGACGGACGCACGCCGCTGTCACATCAACTGGGTGATCCTTGATAGTGACTGGGAAGCCGAGTTCTGTCGAGTGGCCGAGTCTCATCCGCGAGTCAGAGCTTACGTTAAGAACCACAACCTCGGCCTGGAAGTGCCATACCGCTACGGCTCAGAGATGCGGCGATACATACCTGACTTCATCGTCCTCGTTGATGATGGGCATGGTCCTGATGATCTGCTCCACCTCATCGTCGAGATCAAGGGCTATCGGCGCGAGGATGCGAAGGAGAAGAAGTCCACAATGGAGACGTACTGGATACCAGGCGTCAACAACCTTAGCAGGTATGGTCGCTGGACGTTTGCTGAGTTCACGGAGGTATACCAGATTGAGACCGACTTTGAAGCCAAGGTGGAAGCCGAGTTTAACAAAATGATCGCCTCAGTGACCGCTCGGGCGACTGTCGAGGTGAACTAATATGGCCAAGAATACCACAGGAAAGACGGTTGAAACCCTTACGCACGATGAGGCATCGCGCAGGAATATCCCTACGGCCGAATACCAGTCGGTCATGGCCAAGGACGACCTTAACTCCATCCGCATTGTCTACGAGCGCCGCAACCGCGACCTCGACCCCCAGCTTGTCTGGCGTGGCAAGGATTATCAGGACTGGTCTGACCTCGTCGTTCAGGCGCCTCCCCTGTACATCCAGGAGAAGGTCCATCCCAAGGTGCTGATTGACGATCTGCTCCGGCACCCCGAGGCCGATAAGCCAGCAGCGGGAGATCAGCTCAACCTCTTCGCCGATTTCAATGGACTGCCGAGCGAGAGCGCCAAGACAGAGTTCTACCAGCACGACGCCAACTGGACCAACCGGATGATCCTGGGCGATAGTCTGCAGGTAATGGCCTCATTGGCTGAGCGTGAAGGCCTCCGAGGCAAGGTGCAGTGCATCTACTTTGACCCGCCGTACGGGATCAAGTTCAACTCCAACTTCCAGTGGTCCACAACGAGCCGAGATGTGAAGGACGGCAACGTAGATCACATCACCCGCGAGCCAGAGCAGGTCAAGGCGTTCCGAGACACCTGGCGGGATGGAATTCATTCGTATTTGACATATCTGCGGGACCGGCTGACCGTGGCGCGGGATCTGCTGGCTGATAGCGGCTCCATTTTCGTGCAGATCGGCGATGAGAACGTTCACCGCGTGCGGGCGCTGATGGATGAGGTGTTCGAGGAGAGTAACTTCGTCAGCCTCATTCTGTTCAAGAAGACCGGGGGACTGACCGCGAACTTCCTTGCATCGGTTGGGGATTACCTACTATGGTACGCTAAGCGAAAAGAGACAGCAAAGTTCC
This window of the Clostridia bacterium genome carries:
- a CDS encoding ABC-2 family transporter protein; this translates as MRPAVRQWRVLAGKGFAQNLQYSASHIVNTIASVIFGLIYIYVWRAVTPASGFGQYTSSIIVQYICVNQTTAWFTQFGMKIRHRIAESVRSGRIAVELARPMDFFHYRMAFEYGAQLYSLVFRGLPVGIGLSFFAQLRTPGSAMTWLWALASLAIGGYIGIALGYLVGISSFWTNEIRTLSWVVFSLQSLLGGISMPLEVLPRPLELLAKTSPFAHLAYYPARIYLGLSGPAPIMAGLAWAAVLTIAAHQVTALARRRLEVQGG
- a CDS encoding ABC-2 family transporter protein, encoding MTGMTGIRPEAEAAGTTTTIWARLSRAARVYRTLVSASTRGQMQYRLDFLGSTLVQAVMGADSLLFIGAILWRFGPVMGWGIFDIGMLFAVSRMGNGIYMLLCNELDAFEAYMVNGDFDTLMIRPWPTLFTLLARGTGIRRLSFLVQGVAAGAIAAPRLATAGVIRGWDFMWVLASVVWTTLLFFAVGLATAAAGFWIVRIEELQVFTLIAPSTATMYPLDVYPSWLRRLFVTVLPLGLGSYVPLRFILDKGGTVTDLLWPALASPVAVWLALKLWKAGEAHYASTGT
- a CDS encoding ATP-binding cassette domain-containing protein, whose translation is MRAQGRREGAAVVADELCKVYRSPVRRPGFWGSVRQLAAGETRDVIAVDGVSFGIGQGEFVGYIGPNGAGKSTTVKMLTGILHPTSGSVQVNGLSPSRAREQVAQQIGVVFGQRTQLWWDLPTIDSFEILAAMYDVAPADYRRFMGEFTDLLGLDEFLDTPVRRLSLGQRMRADIAAALIHRPRVLFLDEPTIGLDVMAKAQVRDFLARVNRDHGVTILLTTHDMRDIEELCRRVMVINHGKLMFDGSLESLIASAGLPATMRLRLSSIASGVAVGQTLGGTLGEALEDELCTVTAVDYSAKSVDLAFDRRKASAAQVLWAARELGEVRDVSLAEAGMEETVKWLLTE
- a CDS encoding nucleotidyl transferase AbiEii/AbiGii toxin family protein, which codes for MVKAILDVPSGNDYVVYDVEHCDPIAEGREYAGARVQLVGRVGNTRTPFHVDVAVGDVVTPKPIEREIPTQLDGFEVPAILTYSLESTVAEKLGEWDLQERRYISAIPAVGSED
- a CDS encoding PH domain-containing protein; this encodes MWQDAEQVIGAQLTPGETAIWTGRPRPGLAFRPYDLPVTVFSLLWLAMAVYITGAAGSMGRGIAPGGFTITKNPFTGRPVFMRPLAIFDLFGFVFIAVGLYLLVGRFFVDARIRQNTYYGVTDKRILIVTGFWGSHFISIPLERIGELNVTRRADGSGTILVGTPGYLPGWRGSSLDEYRYHGYRRIEPPSFDLIDDVLAVRDLIVQAQMRRDDAHGSGRE
- a CDS encoding DEAD/DEAH box helicase family protein produces the protein MNNRFFERPILNSPYEYPERHWELDDQGQPTQQIIERRRSAEFITPIPKPRKRKGLLGQLHIVFDEGKGLSTEEQQYDPTPIINELRHHVDEWRNRPNPGDWQVTPETARLLHHWRHHRFNDIRPFFCQVEAVETVIWLTEVAPKAGKTGRGFLEHLANANNEANPDLMRLALKLATGAGKTTVMAMLIAWQTVNSVRRRGSRKFTRGFLVVAPGLTIRDRLRVLQPNDPDSYYESRELVPNDMLDDLKRAKIVITNYHAFKLRERVELSKGGRSLLQGRGEALNTLETEGEMLQRVMPELMGIKNIIVINDEAHHCYREKPKSDEEEVLKGDDREEAEKNNEAARLWITGLEAVNRRLGIAQVVDLSATPFFLQGSGYAEGTLFPWTMSDFSLMDAIECGIVKLPRVPVADNIPGGEMPKFRNLWEYIRRRMPKKGRGKAKTLDPLSLPVELQTALEALYGHYAKTYELWQKSGIHVPPCFIVVCNNTSTSKLVYDYISGFHRENEDGSTVLENGRLELFRNFDGNGNPYPRPRTLLIDSEQLESGDALDKDFRDMAANAIERFRREIVERTGDPRQAENLTDQDLLREVMNTVGKIGRLGESIRCVVSVSMLTEGWDANTVTHVLGVRAFGTQLLCEQVVGRALRRQSYDLNEEGLFNVEYADVLGIPFDFTAKPVVAPPQPPRETVQVRAVHPDRDHLEIRFPRVEGYRVELPEERLTADFNADSILELTPDLVGPSITKNAGIIGKDVDLNLEHLKDARRSTLLFHIAKRLLYTKWRDPGEEPKLYLFGQLKRITKQWLDTCLVCKGGAYPAQLMYQELADMACERITAGITRTLVDERPVKAMLDPYNPIGSTMYVNFNTSKKDRWETDARRCHINWVILDSDWEAEFCRVAESHPRVRAYVKNHNLGLEVPYRYGSEMRRYIPDFIVLVDDGHGPDDLLHLIVEIKGYRREDAKEKKSTMETYWIPGVNNLSRYGRWTFAEFTEVYQIETDFEAKVEAEFNKMIASVTARATVEVN